In the Platichthys flesus chromosome 14, fPlaFle2.1, whole genome shotgun sequence genome, GATTGTTTACCCAAAGAGGGTTAAGTTAGCTCAGAGGCGAGCGAAGCCCATGTGTGCATTTcattaatgtttaaatgtcCCTTTGTTTTCAGGCCCCAGGCTGAAGGATCTGTGGTGGGATGGAGGACACCTGAGGACAGGTGGACACGGTGGATGGCTCAGTCGCCCTCCAGGAGCCGGACTGATACCAGGGATCGGACTGTTCCGTCTGCATGCGTTTGGCTGTAGATCCGCGCTTGGATCCAGTCCAGTTTTGCACACATATGTGTCCTGAGGAGAACTATTCTATGCAGCATGAAGCTTCCACAGAAATGCTGCGCTGCATGGCCTTGAAGCAGGGCTAGAAGGTATTCAATTCACATTGAGGCGTctggagcagagaagaaaaacatattaGAATCACATTGTTGTCTCAACAGCACTTGATGTAGTAGCTAATGCAAAGTATAAACCACTAACTCGGCACAGGACCCAACAGGTTGTTCATCTAGACCTGCACCTCCCGGCCCTAATGTTTACAAATTGGGATTgatcccccacctcctccctcaccccacAGACATTCAGTATTTTATAATTCCTCAGTATTGCATCTTGTGGAATTGAGAAACTCTGCTCAGAACAGAAAGGTTACCGGTGGATTACTCTCCAGCATCAGTCATAGCTGTTGGCAAACCTCTTTTTGCACAGTTGGTGTAAGCTGTGGCTGTTGACTGTCAGTCATGAGTAGCGGGGAGCTGCATCATCTTgactatttaaatgaaaatgaactgaTGGAAATGGATACCTTCATTCACCGTATTGACTCGACAGAGGTGATCTACCAGCCACGTAGGAAGAGGGCCAAGCTGATAGGAAAGTACTTGATGGGGGATCTGCTAGGGGAGGGATCTTATGGCAAAGTGAAGGAGATGCTGGACTCAGAGACACTTTGTCGCAGAGCTGTAAAGatactgaagaagaagaagctgaggaggaTTCCTAATGGAGAAGCCAATGTGAAAAAGtaagttatatattttttccttaTTCATATATCATAACATCACCAGTGACTTATTTCCTAGAGGTGCTCAGTTATCCTGAGACACATAAGCTCAGGCCTTACTGTAATGTTTAATCCTTCTGAGTTAATTCATTTGAATCTGCCCACTGAAAGTCTAATTAATCTTTTCCAGGTAATTGGGATTTTGTTAAAACCGTGTCACAAGAAAACAGCCCTTCATATCTTGGCCATTCTCTTATTTACCATCACTCCCTTTTGAAACCTTGACCAATTCTTGACTTCACCAACTCTTTACCATCATTATTGTTGATAAGACTAATTGATAaggtcttttcctttttcatattCTGATCCCCATCATAATTAAGTTTGGttggatgtgtttttgttttgcaccTGTAACCACACCCACTAGTGATGGGAAACTACACTCGTCACATTCTAAATATGCTTCAACATCACTGCATCTAAATAGGAACTTCAATCACTGGAGGCCAAATCAGTTGAGTTGAAGGAATAAGAGAAACACTGAATTCTAAGTTCTCTCAATAACACTGGTTATTGTTACGTTTTTTACAATGTAAACTAATGTAGTCAGCTCGTAACAAAACTGAGATAATCTTCTAAAATCCATAATTTGTACATTTTGGTTTACTGTATATCCCTTTATTAATAATCTCCCTCTCCATAAATAGTAAAAGACACTGAACCTTTTGTTCTTAACTGTATTGTTAGTAATACACCAACCCTCTCTATAATaagatatttaaattaaattaaagctaGAATTCATAATAAAGCTGCAATATGTCATTTCTATCAGCAGTTTGGGACCTTAAGTTGTTGGTCGGTTCTCCATTTGTCCGTCTATTCCCCCTGCTGTGTTTAATGCCTCTGTAATTTAGCTGGGTATTGTATGTATTCAAAGCTTTTCCCTCATGTCACATTTCTTGATTTTTAGCAGAAGTTTTAATCACACAGCAGTTTATTAAATATAACTCCCGCCTTTAGCTTCGGGGCTGTGTTAATTATAGAAGAAGCTTTAGAGAACCATCAAAATGAgttcacacagaggaaaagaagaactCCAGATGGCTTGTTATTGAGGCCGCAGTTAAAACTGCAGCAGAAGAACAATTAAAAGCCTGAAGAGTCAGCTGACTAATGGCTTGGTTGGGATTCCAGTACCTCATATTAACACATATCCAGGCTAACCTAAATTAAGTCTgtctcaatatatatattaataaatgcatATGTATATAACAGTTTAAAGTTAAATTGATTACATCAAACATGAGcttgcttttttaaatttctcaCTTGATACTTGCCATCAGGGTGACAGCTGGAGAAAGCAAGAACATCTCAAAAGAGAGGAGGTCGGCAAAGTTCAGGCCTAATCGTGAAAAAATATTTGTCAGATTAGATTAGCAAAATAAGCCCACATACATTCACCAAAACgagttttaatttaaagacaACTTTTTGTTAAATACCATTTTCTTGCATCAATTTCTAAGTAAGTGTTGACTTCAAGCATCATGTCAGCAGCTGTCACACCCAggagtgtctgtgtgaaaatgtgtgtaataTATGAACTtgaatacaaaaatgaagctgtgtccaaagtatttaaataataaataggaAAGTGTGTACAGTCATTGAAATCAGCAACTGAAAACTTTGGCTGAAACACCTTCAGTGTAGACAGGGTGTGAAAGAGTAAGGGTAAACATCTGAGCAATGTCGGAGCCATTTTCAGTCATGTCCAGTTGAGGATCTCCGGAGAATTGAGTCCAAACCTGGTCCGCAGTtaacctttcacacatgcacaacgcagagGGAGAGTCTCTGCTCacacgcgttcacaacagcaataaATTCTCCCCAGGActcaggtgagaggtggtgcAGCATGCAGAGGCAAGACATAACGCATTAATTCAGCAGCCGAAATCACATTTGTTTACAGCAATTTTGTACCAAACTTGGGGACTTGGAGTTACATAGCATTCTCCAGGGAACAACCTGTTAAATCGTATTGTGGCTTTGTGGTCTTGATTTAAACCATCAGACATTTATGGTGTTCAGCTCTTGGTTTTCtacagtttggtgcagattatCAGTCTACTTGCTTTTTCCTTTTACTGATCTATCAGAAGAGCTAGAGAGACTGGTATGATTGTTAGGGCTTGGAGGAGGTAGCACTGTGCTGTAGGCCATTCGTGTTAAATTTCTGTTATCGCTACATAGCAAGAAAAACAATTCCTTTTTTGAAACTAAGAATTGGGGAGTCTGTTGTTGACCAGAGGGGATTGTAACCGAAGTGCAGTCTTGGATACATGCACCCACATCTCCAGATATCTCAAGTATATCTGCTATGATGTTATGAAAGGTAAAGAACTCAAAACAGTCTGAGGTGCTTTGTCTCAGTAAGGACGTTGGTAAAAACGTTCTTGTCAGAAGGCCACGGCTGTGATCGGTGCTGCAGGGCACCCTGACTGAACTTTAAAATGACTGTTAAGTCCCAGTCACCTTGTATGACTTGACATCGTTTCAGTTTTGCAAAGaagaaggttaaaaaaaaactaccttGTCTTTATGTGCAAAGCTGCAAAGACCTGTAATACCTTTTTTATGTCTTGCAGAAGTTCCCACTAATATATCTTGTGCCATGAAAGATTTCTATTTCCCCCTGGGTGACCGGGTGGTTTGCATTTTTATCCTTCTAGTACAAAGCAGTGGCTGTAGACTACATGATTGTATCACTTTGTTTATAAGACCGAAGCAGTGTTCATTGATGTATGAAAGCGATTTCCCCATGTTTCCTGTGCTGCCTCGTTTTTCTTTTTGCGTCTCACTTGGTGGAGCCCGCATGTTTTCCATTCTGAGGAAGCTGGATCCTCCAGCCTGTAAAAGCCTGCCTGTGTGGATGCCATAGTAGCACCCAGCCTTCCCATTCAGCCTCTGTTCAGCATTCCTGCCCGCCCAACACTTCCTGCTTTTACAGGGTTGCTGTGGGGACGGGACATGCTCATACGGGCATTGTTTGATCGAGTAATGGCACTCATGTAACTACGGCAACTCCCCAAGAAAGCCGTGCCCTTGTTTGCAATGACAGGAGCGCACatgggtaaacacacacacacacctgacccAGGCTGTGAGCCAGCAGAGTGTAGATGCAGATCAGTTGTTGTTGCCGTATCGCTGTTGAAATCCTCTGAGCCCTGCAGTCTGTGGGCCTTGAACACAAAACATCCATCTGTACACTCTTGAACTCGGACTGCAGAAGGACTGCAGCAGTCACTGTGCCATCAGTGGCCGCGCCTCCTCTGTTTAGTGCTAAGTTTATTAATACAAGCAGTGATGCAGAGGCAGGCTGGTTTGCTTCATCTTAGACGTGTCATCTGCTCTCGGCTGAATATCCTAGATTTATAGTTTGAAATGTGGCCGTACTATATTTTTGTGCGTGTTTGGGTCAGTAGGAAGGTTGTGTTTAAGGAGAAGTGTTGACACAGCTCGTAAACTGCAGGGTGAtatgggacagagagagagagattctgcTGAAGTATAAAAAAGAAGATGGATAATACCTCAGCACTTCAGGGGCTACAagaattgaatttatttttgactCAGACCCCCTCCTTTTTATAGGTTTGACTTGCTATTGCCTGATAGATTAAATCACATGCAGACGTAAGGGACAATGGTTCATGCAGGAATCAAGATTTTTACCACTTGTAATTCTATAAATGTTCAGGGGACAAGAAtagattgtgttttattgttagAGACAACTCTGCTGTGAGTCGTGATGTCAGATATAGCAGCGGAGGTGCTGCTGCTAACTATGACAACATGGGGGAGGGAAATGAATTCAGTGGAGCATTTCAATTTTAAGATCTTCCAAGCAAGACATAACTTAAAATGAGTAAAACTGCATTCAGACTTGGAGCGGCACAGTTCTCAGGATCTTGCTTCAGTGGGTTTTGTTTCAAACATATATGTTATACACTTCGGTGACTTTCATACTTACactatccaaaatgtttcccaTAAAATTGTGTCTTTCATTCAAGGTTACTGGTTATTTCATTCTGGTCGCCTTTATAATTGCATCGTATGACAAAGTAAAAACATACTTTTGTCAGCTCTTTTTTTACCTTCCACGGCTTCTATTGGTCACTTGTAATCGATCCTgagttttcattgctgtttgctgCGTAACATGAATAAAACTTGCATCATCCCATCTATGAACATGATATGGGCCTGGGTCACATCAGATAGATTTTCATTGGGAATTCAGAGACCCCTGATTGCCATAGTTccatattgtacatttaataCAGGGGAACATTTAGCTGTTTCTTTTCCACTGAAAGGTTTACAGTGACTAAAAAAAGGTTAGGCTGCCTAATTTAGACTTTACTGGCAGAATTATGCAAATCTATAAACAAGCCAGAATTGAGACAAACTGTAATATTTCTTCATGCTAACTCAAACTTGCAGTATGTCCCCTGTTTGGATGTGGGTATTTTGCCTGGGAGAGATTCTGGTTTGTTCTTTATGCTCTTCCCATCCACCTCCCAATTCATTAATGTCCCTGCTCACAGCTCCCTGATGAATGTTGAGTCTCCTGGGGCCTTTGCCACGCTGCTGATTGGAACCTCTCCTCCTTGGATAGCTAAGTGAACTGTCAGGGTATCGGTCTTTATAATGAGACTGGTGTAATTGACTGCTGCAGTGCTTGTTCACTAGCTTGTCTTAGAGTTGGGCTTTACTGACAATGTCACAATATTTATGACATGTTACCTCAgtagatgatgatctttgtgcagcagtggtgatGCAGCTTTGGGGTTCTGTGCACTCAATTACTTGACTTTTGCAGTTTCAGATAGAATGCCACAACCAGCTTTgtcacaggccaagcaaacagcccactCAAAATGTCATAGTTTAAGACATGCAACATTATTAGAAATATCAATAATGAGGCAGTTATACACTTCTCATGCTATCAGTGCCATATTAGTGCTTGGGCATTTATGTTTGACATTCAGCCTTCAGCCTACAAAGGCCATATTAAATTATGCCAGATCTCCCATGTCTATTTGCTTACTTAATGTAACTTCATGTATTTGTGCTTTATCCATTAATAGGGAGATTCAGCTGCTGAGAAGACTCCAACACAAGAATGTGATCCAGTTGGTGGATGTCCTCTACaatgaagagaagcagaaaatatATCCTCATGCTGCTTAACGAATGTGCATATGTTCTATTTTTGATGATTAATGATTTCAGACAGCAAATGTTGCGGTTTGTTATTTATAGCTAAATATTTCTATTTGTTAGTGACCAGCTTTAGAATGAACTCACTTTATTAAAGGATGTGTCTGTTGGGTTTGGCAAATCCCCCTTGACTCCTGACTCACGTATATGGTGATGGAGTATTGCGTGTGTGGGATGCAAGAAATGCTGGACAGCGTCCCAGAGAAAAGGTTTCCAGTATTTCAAGCTCACGGGTaagtctctctctttttctcgtCGCTCTCTCTGCTATATTTAGTCTGCGCCTCTGCAGCCTTTGCTCCAAGCCTATGTTTAGATACTAGACTGCAGAGCCTCGACTGTTAAAATAACTGACCATAGATTTTGTGAATGTCTGGTTGCTGCTATAATGCCAGTGAAGCAGAAGATACATATGATGAATTTGACCACAGGCTTGATATGCTGattgtttcttttcatcctACAATATAAAACCcgttccttttgtttttctctcctcacagGTACTTTTGCCAACTTTTAGATGGTCTTGAATATTTGCACAGCCAGGGAATAGTTCACAAAGACATTAAACCAGGGAATCTGCTGCTGACCACAGACGGGGCGCTTAAAATCTCCGACTTGGGAGTAGCAGAGGTGAGCTCAGGCTGCATGATAATTAATGATAATGGTGTTTGCTTATCATTCAGTTTTGTCATAACTACCAGATCTTAGGGAAATAAAACTtccatttttaattattttccacaCATCCTGAGAAATTAATCGTGGTTTtataaaagtaaagtaaaactcATATTTGTGTGGACACAGGCAGCTCGAGTACACAAAAGCAAAAGGTGTGCTTTTAAGTTTAACTACATGGAAATTCTAAATTTTTCTATGTTGGTTAATGATGCTTGAAAGAAATGCCAACTCATATGGAATTGACATTAATGTGTAGATTGAGTATCAGTGTTTCTATCCATTGGCAGCAGTGGATGAGTGTAAAAGTCGCTCGCCCATTGTCCAGTTATTTCATGACAAAGATTTGGTGAAGTTGTTTTCGAGAAACATAGACTGAAACTCATCCTTATCGTATGCACATTATTTTTCAGGCCCTTCACCCATTTGCAGAGGATGATACATGTCGCACTAGTCAGGGCTCTCCGGCCTTCCAGCCTCCAGAGATCGCCAACGGACTGGACACCTTTTCAGGGTTTAAAGTAGACATTTGGTCTGCTGGTGTAACACTGTGAGTTGTCACTGATAAAGTTCATACAAGTCGTGGAATGCTTTatctttcattacattttaagtgtAGGTTAGAAGCAGTGGAGGAAGATATGTGAAACTATAACAGAGCAAATTAAAGGAATATGAATTCAATACTCATATTATTGGGTTATTTATAATCACTCTATCGTTGATCACCAAGATCTTCTATTGTCTACGCTAATAGAAATTCATTGTcacaaatagacacaaaagCGAACACCTCACATATTACTGTTCTCCATGTACTTGTCACATCTTAGTGTATAGATACATTACCTTTATACCTTACTATAGTGTAGGAAATTAAGAGCGACACTTAATGAAAGATGAACTGAAGATCTTCAAGAATTGGTCCTGTTTGTTGGTTCTGCGATTAGATTtgaaagaaaagtcaaagaTAATCTGAAAAGTATATCTCAATTCATATATAGATGTGATATTTGGAAGTAATTATGGCGGCCATTAAAGGTGTGTCTGATCTGGACCAGTTTGTTTACACCTGCTTCTTTCCATTCAGATACAACATTACAACGAGTCTGTATCCATTTGAGGGGGACAACATCTATAAGCTATTTGAGAACATTGGAAAAGGAGACTTCACTATTCCTGAGGAGTGTGGGCCGCTCCTGTCAGACCTGCTGCAAGGTTGGTGTTGTTCCCAGCTATGTCTTTTTCAGGAGAAATTGAACTTCACTGTTGAGGTGTTGGCATTGTTACCATCTCCTGAGTTCAGCTCAGACTGTGTCAAGCATTTTAACAACTGTAGCAAAAAGATTTGCTCCTGCTATTTTTGTGTatcatcaaaatataatttacatcATATTTGATGAAGACACTTGAGTTGGAATGAGTCTGGTAGCCAGCGAGAGTCCAATCACAGGTCCCTGCTagtttctctctgatctttTCTGCATGTGTCCAGTAGGTGGTGCCGTGACATTGAGAGTCTTCTCAGCCACGAAGGCTTCCTCCAAACTGTAGAAATCCCTCCAGCTGCTGACGTAGTTTCCATTGATCTTTGGCCAGCAGCTGAATACTAAACACATCATAGTGAGGCATTGCTTCTCTGGAGCGGATTGGTGCAGCGCTTCTGCCGTCATTCAGactacaaaacacaaagattcaggAGTCTTTTTTTACAGTGGAACATAATCGGCTCCATGGCTGCAAACCTACTGCCTGTAGAATCCAAAAAGAACGCAAGGAAGATTATGTTTGTACCAACAAAGACACCCTGTTAATAAAGCCCAGTTAAAGCTCGCTCTGCACACTATGTCTTTTTATGGAACTGAACCCAGCGCACACACAGTTCACCTTAATTCAGGAGATTTACCTTCTACATTTGAAATAACTTGGAATCAAATGaaggtttttttaaataatgtccaCATGACGGTTAATAAATTgttaaaacatgaaaagaaaaacctgctgTAATTCATCCAGCCTCCATCTCCGACCCCCCCCAACCCTGTGTGAGCGTGTGACGTCTGTGGATGTGATGACGCAGCACCTGAGAGACAGTCACTCCATAATTACATGGTCTAAAATAAGCCCAGTGCCACAAAAGGTGTCCTTCAGCAGGCGCAGCACTACTATCAGCACTCTGCACGCTGCCCTGCTCTGCCTACTGGGAGGCGATTACATTATTAGGACTGGATAGGCACTGCATCACCGCTCCCTTATCACGCCAACACGCTGCTGTACCCACAGAATCGGCCCACATCATGATAATAGAGGAACAAAATCCTCATTGCATTGTTACAGCTGTTCTCTTGCTCGTATTGATGTTTTCCTACTGTACCTCATTGACTCGTTAAGCTCCGCAGGACTTCTCGACAAACGGAGATGAATTAAACTGTTACTCACATTAATTAATGGTACTCTCGGCTGTGAGCCGTCCCCCTCACCACCACCGGTTTGTGTAAAATGACTCAAGAGAAAGAGGTGTGATCGGAGAAGCTGTTCTGGGTGGTTGTAATTAAATTTACCttttatgatgtgtgtgtgtgacgtatgtctgttttttattttatgtttcaggGATGCTCGAGTACGACCCTGAGAAGAGGTTTTCCATACAGAACATTAGGCAACACAAGTGAGTGATTCAGCACATaaactctttttcatttatccCATGATGGATGACATATGCTGTATCCTGCTTTACCCACATGTACCTGACTTCAAATAAGTGTCTAGGAAAAATACTCAAAGATCGATCTGCCCaacccctctgtctctgtcagctgGGTGCGTAAGAAACACCCTCCGTCTGAGCTCCCCGTGCCCATCCCTGCCAGCGCAGAGAGCCGGGACCCTTGGCGGAGTATGACAGTGGTGCCCTACCTGGAGGATCTGCACGGCTACACCGAGGAGGACGATGACGACCTCTACGACGGAGAGGACGAGATCATATACACTCAGGACTTCACAGTGCCAGGTCAGCGTGAGCTCATGCCTTACAGTTATAcatgtttgctttgtttactttttaagaCATTGGGCAGAAAgtgagtaaatgttttttttgtgtcgtCTTGGTTAGTCCTCTATTCTTTCTCTGTAACTTTGAGAAAATCAGTAGTCGTGAACAATCAGCATTCACTCTCAGGTCAAATGATTCTGCATTGGACAAAGGTTTTTATAGGCCCTGGCAGTCTTGATGCTTCTTTGAACTTCCAGGGGGCTGGCACGTAAATAGCCATGAGCATTTTCTGTTCATATTGTTTTGTACATCTTTGGAACAACGTGCaacatagatttttttattttcttcttatcTTGTAAGATTGTACACTGACAGCGAGCTGAGAAAGCTTCTCCGATTTTTGGTCATTTGTGAAATAGAACACGACTCGCCAGGTGAAAAACTAGGCAATAGAGGTTTACGAAACCTGGGAACACCTGCAAATTTTGGTGTAAAATCAATGTATAAGGTTAAGCTATATTGAAAAGCAGCAACATGACTGGTTCAGCTTCTTTGCTGTATCCTCCTATCCTACTGCAGTTTCATTCTGTTTCCAACAAAGTCGTTTTTTGGGATGATTGAAAAACCCTTCGATTCTTAATCATCAAAAATCTCAAAAAATCTAAAGTTGCCATTAactatgttttttattatgtacTGCATAATTCAGCAGTTTGCAATtatcagctgctgtgtttgtttctgtacaaGTTCTGATTTTTTCCATATTACAAAAACTGACACTCCCACTTCTTCACCTTATTAAAGCAGGAGAGGTCAGACACAGACATTTTGTCCCTTTGACATTTCACGCAAAAAAActccatgttttctttaataGTTTTTTCCTGAAATCTTTCTAGTAGTGGACGTTAACAGCGTTGAGTGACTTGAGGATAAATACATAATGACAGAATCCCTATGTTCTATTTCATGTCATCCCCACCTCTTTTATCTTTTCCCCCCAGAATTCACATCCTTTAtctgttgccaggcaacagcCTGCAATAATAAATGCAGTAGTCAGTTGGTATCTAGAAGTGGTGCCCCACATAAAAACCAAATGGAGCCGCAGAAAGTGAATGAAGCGGTTCTAAAAATAGCTCTGTTGAAATGGTTTTGGTGTGGGAGTATGAATGGGTTTCCAGTGCTCACTCCTCCACATGCTGAGTACTGTCGCTCACAGAATGCTTCTTCTCAATGAAGCAATCTGCTGATGTGGTACATGAaacaacagtttgtgtttctttttagcTGTAACTACATATCACAGTGTAAGATTCTCCACATGAGCACACACGGAACTGCACTTGAATTGAAATGTTTGGGCTTATTTTCCACTCACAAGATGTCCTGTTGTTGTAGGTTAGCACACAGTATATCTCATTTTGATCTAACCTGacattttgctgctgctgctgacaaatTAGCTTTTTAAAGGTCCTTTCTGAAAGAAATAGCCTTACAGCATCAGGTCTGTGACGTTATCACTGACCTTGTGCACGCTCATGCCTTAACACCACATACGATCAAGAAAGCAGCTCTTGTGTCAGCCATTGTGTGGAAGTGTGATGACTTTGTCTTGGCtctgatatgtgtgtgtctcttttagGACAAGTGACCGAGGAATATCGGGATCAGGGGAGCGTGGATCACAGTCCAGCTGTAGCCAAGCCAGTTTGTGTGAACGGGACAGAGGGGGGTTCCCTGAACAGCAAGGGTAAAGCCGAACGCCGCTCCTCTTCGTCATCCAACCCCTCACGCAAAGGAGTCTCCACAGCCAGCAAGATCCGCAAGCTCTCCACCTGCAAACAGCAATGATCTCCTTCCCATCCTCCCTCAGCAACAACCCACCTGGTGAGTGCAGACTGGGAAAAACTGGGACACTGAGGGGACGGATGAAGATAAACGGCAAACGGAGAACAGGTGCAGCAGTTTCAGATGAAAAGATTTTCAGGGATGAAATGAGACTGCGTTAGAACA is a window encoding:
- the stk11 gene encoding serine/threonine-protein kinase STK11, yielding MSSGELHHLDYLNENELMEMDTFIHRIDSTEVIYQPRRKRAKLIGKYLMGDLLGEGSYGKVKEMLDSETLCRRAVKILKKKKLRRIPNGEANVKKEIQLLRRLQHKNVIQLVDVLYNEEKQKMYMVMEYCVCGMQEMLDSVPEKRFPVFQAHGYFCQLLDGLEYLHSQGIVHKDIKPGNLLLTTDGALKISDLGVAEALHPFAEDDTCRTSQGSPAFQPPEIANGLDTFSGFKVDIWSAGVTLYNITTSLYPFEGDNIYKLFENIGKGDFTIPEECGPLLSDLLQGMLEYDPEKRFSIQNIRQHNWVRKKHPPSELPVPIPASAESRDPWRSMTVVPYLEDLHGYTEEDDDDLYDGEDEIIYTQDFTVPGQVTEEYRDQGSVDHSPAVAKPVCVNGTEGGSLNSKGKAERRSSSSSNPSRKGVSTASKIRKLSTCKQQ